TAAGTTGCGCCAAAGCGCTTCTAATCAATTCGGAGTCTttagaggtttatgaacgaaAATATGGCTTACAAAATAGCAGGCCAGAACCATAGGTGTGATAGTGAGGCGACGGATTCttttcaggtgaagggggtctagctcatggggttcagttcaagtgaaggggtcccttcgctaaccgtccaaaagtgaagggccATAGATGTCATAGTCGgaacaccggctccgactatcacaTCTATGGCCAGAACCAGCAGATATAGCAGGTAAGTGTGTTTCTGTCTTGACGGACAAGTCTTTCCTTCCTGATGAGTCATTATCTTTGGCTAGTCTaatgcggtttcgaaccaccgacttagcagtcacagccgaatcacttaccaactgcgctacacccaccgaTAAGTTAAGTGAATTAAGGTTTGTGGTAGAGCACATATATGTGGAGGCCAGTGAAGAACGCTTTGATcagtgctatttttttttatcagtgtTGATTGTAGCAACAGATATAGCTACCAGACGTTCTATTGGCAGCATTTACTGATTGACCCTGTATAAGAGAAGGATCATAGATGTTAATGTTAATTGTATGCATTCTGATTGGATATGATAATATGGTGATTTTAAAGGTCGATAATTAGCCTAGAGAGGAATGAGATTGCGAAGATCTTTGTGACTTTCGAAAAAAGGCAACCGCCGCGGTCAAAATTTCCGTTTCTTTACAGAAAACTGTTCTGTTTTATTTACCTATGATATTTATTACTATGAAACTTACTATGACatcttattaatattttaaaatgagGTTCTATCGATCTCTGATTGAAGACCGTATATGTATATGAACAGGATGAGAAAAGCGAGAATGGAAGGTGGCAGTGGTTGAGGAAACTTTTGATGTTGCTAGACGGAACTACCCATTACCAAGATAAATCATTAGATAATTCTTTAGCTAACTGAATAAGTACATAATCAGGTAATCTAGTCGAAGATCGTACGTAAGTATAACGTTAGTACTCGTAATCGGAGAATATGAGAGAAAAACATggttttcatagttttttttttgcatcagaCAATTTTGTCatgtttatatttcttttctatacaTTTGTGTATCAcatgatatttttaaatttatttttgagaatataGACTggagagcattttttttcccgaatcAAGAGAGTGGACGGTTGAAATATTCCACTAATGATTTTtcttggtgagcactgagccggattcgaacctccgatcgattctACAgtcagtggaacctctaaccgactacgctacaccctCCTTAGTGCTCGCCAAGCCtatcatccctccggggtcgacaaattggtaccaaacttgtctgggaggataaaaacactgaattgacacatcggccagcccccgcgagtcattgtttaggccagTTACAGATTTGtaagcctcaaacgatcctgaattgaagcgaacgtgggggcgattcccaagcggattggttaacgccagacactttatcctttatcttttaatgACCTTTTTCAACGCTACCTTAAGCataggaagaaattaaaaattgatttcttgTCAGGAAATGGATTATAAGAGaagaaatacgaagaaaaaataaagccgAATGAACCCCTCTTGAAAACAAACGCCTTCTCAACATAAATATGAGCTTCGTATTCGTATGTattaattccaatttttaaatttcacttatattttttatattcagTATTTCTGAAGTGTATGGTCCTTAAGACATCGTGCCAATTTCGGATAGAGGAGATCGGGTTCAGATTAATGACTAAGGACTAGTCTTAGAATGTGAGAATGTTAATAAGCGATGAAGAGATCTTTTTTGGCAGCATTTCAGGATAAGGGGAAAAAGGGGGTAGGGATTAGGGAAAAGTCTACTGCTATTCCAATACAGTGTAACGCTATGATGACATATGAGCTCTCACTAAAGCTTGATTTTCGAGTTTATTGGGTTTTGAGTAGTTTCAAAAATATCCTACTGAtcgtataaaataaaagatgtcAAAGAGTTGCACAATCGTGGGGTATCTCATACTAAAATGCATatgaacttttaaaaaattggattttctggatttcgaGGCACACTGATATTTAACCAACGTTACCCGATGATTTCATTCTTacgaaattctcaaaaatgaaCATTGATGGGAGATTATGGCCTTAAGGAACGGATAAACCAAAGATGAAAGTGGAAGTCTCATAATGAGATGATTATAGTTATTTAGCATGTAAAATGTGATGATTGGACGATATGAATTAGTCATACGCATTGAGCCTCTAGAGCTTTTTAAACTGAGTAAGATTCCCGTTGTTGTTCTAATTCAATTGTAAATAAATCAGCAGTTATTTTCTCGTTTGTTTCGtcacatggatttttttcaaatgcagtATGGTGCAAATATAGGAGCTACAAAAACAATTCTTACGTACTGGTAAGTATCCTACAAAAAATGAGCTCTACGTATATTTCTACCTATATAAAGGATTAGCTTGGATAAAGCATATGAAGGATTCAACTAgaagaaatttgttaattGGAAATGGACCTATAGTCGTGATTTCAACCATCTTCAACGACCGTTTTCGACGCAAGCGTACGACCATTGTAAGTGCAGATCGTCACCAtaatccttttccgttttaATAGCCTAGGTGATTCCTGCAATCCCGTCCTGCCTGGCGCTAACCTACAATGCTTTCTTCTTGTGTTAGGGGATTCTTTTTTactactgtgttttgcatataAAAAACTCATGATCAGATTAGAGGATTCTAATCCCATGAGTTTCGGGAGAACGTTATGTCTTTCCAGAGTGGACAAGTAGAGCTTACTTGGGTTGGGAGCGAATACAAACCGCCTTAGTTGCACCTTTCAATCGGTTGGTTGCAGATTCTGATCTGATTTCGATCCTGGCACACCAGAAAGAGGGAGTTAGTCCCTTTAGTATACCTGATGCCTCTCGGGACAGGCACAAAGTCGCTTCTGGTCTGCGATTGCGACTTCTGGTCTATTAGCCACTAGGGGCGCCATCATGTAGCCTCAAGCCTAATCCCCTGTGATCTCTGTAATGAATGACAAAAATTCAAACCATTTTCAGAGTTTTcataaagacgagtttgtcgaaacgtcagaccaataataaagtttcacttaaacctcgttggtataacatgaaaaaataaataactgctgatttatttacaattaaaTTAGAACAACAACGGCAATCTTACTCATCTAAAAAATCTCTAGAGGCTCACTGCATGTGATGACTTATTCATATCATCCAATCATCAAATATTACATGCAAATAAGTATAATCACCTAATAATGAGACTTCCACGCTCATCTTCAGTTCACCCATTTCTTAACGCTACAAAATTccatcaattttcatttttgggaCTTTCATAAGAATGAAATCATCAGGTAACATTGGTTGAATATCGGAGTACCTCGAAACACCAAAAATCCAATTTCAAAAAGGTCATATGCATTTTAATATGAGATACCCCACGAGTGTGCAACTCCTCGACATCCTTTGTTTTGGTCGAAGAGTTCAATAGGATATCTTTGAAGATTTGGGATGCTTGGCGTATACTAAATGAAATTATCATTAGATTAGTGTGTTTTTATCGGAGTTTTCATGGACTCTTATgcggcccatacaatgaccaTAAGGAGTCAGCGCATAACTCAAACAGTGCAGTCGTCTTTCGGGATTTCATGGACATTGACTCCAATTTAACGATTCCGAAGGAATGAGAGAATTAGTTGGTGCATGACAGTGTTGAATTACAAAACGTGCAGATGTTGTAGGAACCTTTCACCAATGCACCGCAAGTGCAGgtatataaataagtaaataaataaacagtacAGACATAATAAATTGACGAAAAGATTCAAGAAGCTAGTAAAGGAAGGGAAAAGGAACATGGGCGACAGAACAGAAAGGAGGTTTTCAGCTGTAAAGGAAGCAATAGCATAAAACGGAGctcctcatcttttttcttcctcaaattTGCCTCACAATAAGAAGAAACTACTGTAGAAGTGTGAGCTGGGAggatcttctcttctttttctcgtgTATTTTCAAGtgccttttctttcttgtttcttaaTTGGGAtattcgttaaaggcatcaccccacgaatctgaggtggtatggatttcaggaggagtattcttatacgcgatagtatattatggagaggggggtgattttgtccatttctttctaattgccgtgaaaaaatggccgggccgttttttcacggcaattagaaagaaacaaatggTTTTCACAAACAAAtggtttttttacggcaattaggaagaaataaacgggaTCACTCCTCCCTCtataacctacgatcccgtatacgaatactccacctgaaatccgcaccacgtcagattcatggagtgatgcctttaaatgcacaCGTATGCAAAACTTCGGAAGAtcaaaaacttagaaaaaaacaaaaattaaacataaacataatgCGGAAGACTATAAACTGGTGTATAGGTATTGAAAAGAAGCCACGCATATACACAAGcgtaaatatataaatacagCGGATGTTTATTGTGGAAATATGCTTATTAGTAGAAGTTGTGTACACTATCCATAAATCAAATCTTCATAAATAAGTTCCCGTTAATTTTGTCCGCTTAACTGTTTTTACCAGAATTCAACAAATACTAGCGTTTTTCATACTTGCATGAATAGAATACTAGTCACTGATGAAAACATCGAACAGGAACTGAAAAGTTGTTTAATAAAGCATCATTGCTTGCACATGATGCTTCTGATTATTATTCTAATTTCTGTACAAAGTgttgttttaaaaatcataacggttagtagaataaaaaacaaaaaaaaatgcaggaagAACCCCATTGTGTTGTTCCTGTACAGACGTTGttaatgaagaggaaaaaagaataaagctGGGCTGAATAAAATGTTAAGTTACGAGTTTAAGTTATGATTTATATGTGaatgaaatttaaaggcatcagcccacgaatctgaggtggtacggatatcAGGTacggaatattcgtatacgggatcgtagattatggagaggggggtgattccgtgcatttcttcctaattcccgtaaaaaacagcccggaagatacggcttcgggcgttccggcgcgctattttctacagggagttcgattggagcgccccgGCGTTGTGCACGCGTTGtgcagcatcttccggaccatttttacgggaattaggaagaaaagtatggaatcaccctcctcttcataatctacgatcccgtatacgaatactccacctgaaattcgtaccacctcagattcgggtGGGGGAGGGGTGGGGGGGgcgggtgattcctttaaggtTCACATTAGCGGTGTATTTAAGTACGATTTAAGGCCATCTGCGTTGTCGtcttttattaaatatttattaaacACATCTTTGATCGCGATCCCACCTTCTTAATTAAAGTAGCGATCTTTCTGTAATGACTCTCTATGGACTCTTCGTTCGTAGAATGCGAGAGTATGTAGTTAGGCTAGTAAGGACAACATTATCAGATAAGAGATAATTGGGTGATTATCTGATAATTACCTGGTCGGAGATGTGATTTCGTAGAAAGAGAGCTCATTGTTATgactttcaaaatatttcatgaTTACATTAATTTGTCTTATAGCTCCTAATTAGTGGAATACAAAAGTAATTAGATTAGCGTAAGGGCAATATTTGTAAAAAGGGCGACAACGAGGTAAGCAGGGAGCTGTTTTCGTGAAAAAGGAGCACGTTATTTGTGATTTTCGAATGATATGATCATATGATTAACTTTTAGTTCACAAAATATTCTGAATATCATCTACGTCGTCGTTTTAAATGTGTTACCTGCTCGTTGAAGCATAAGCAGAATAACTCCAGACATGATTAAATGAGATGGTCATTGAAAAGTGACAACAGGTgaaattttttgtagaaaaacatCGTTGTATTCGTGTatgagtggaaaaaaaaatcgcatatTTCATTAAATGGTTTTGGAGTTCAAAGATCTTTGCTTGATTCGATCTATACCTTTAAGAAGAATAGTGCAACAAGACTGTTTTGTAATGGATTAAATCTATGAGTCCAAAAAATAACatcttatttattcaaatggGAATAGGGTACcatttttagttatttatttatttgcatggATACGTAAATTGAATCTAAGGACAAAAAATAGTGGAGAAGTAATGATagatgaagataaaaaaagaattgaattatTTAAATCAAGaggaactttttatttcttgctaaAATGTAGCATTTTTTCATACGGTTTACATACAATAACATACAGAAAGCGTTAAAATTAAATGTTAAATACGATATTCGACAAATCTATCCCTCAtggcttctttttcctttttgagttCTTCCGAGTGAATCCtccatcattttcttttgtagaaGTTTAACTTTTGTGTGATCATAAAAAAGAACTGCAATCATCCTTATAAGTAAAGGATGGTAAAAACTGAACATAGAATTACATAACGATTGCAATTGCTTTGATACTGTTTTGTTGGTGACTGTTTTGTATGACGAATTACAGTAATAACTAGTAATCTACGTAATATCAGAGCTGCTGTGTGTGATATTACGCTTACATATGTCAGCAAATATGTATATGATTAAAttcttctctggaaaaaagagagatagCAGGAATGTTTAAAAAGAAGGAGATAGATATAAATGATTAAATATTTTTCCCATTGTTTTTCCGTTAAAGGTCGTACTGTGGATGGTTACAGCGTAATATATCTGATCAAATTAAGGCGACgaagaaacacaaaacaacgttttacaactgaaataaatttctaatgGTTCTTACTGATTTCTAGTGTTTATCCTTGAATACATCATTCTTCTTGTTCCATCTCTTTAACATCACCATTCTATCTCTCCTTGgctaaaagcatcaccccatgaatctgaggtggtacggatttcaggtggagtattcgtgtacgggagagtagattatggagagggggatgattccgtccatttcttcctaattgccgtagaaaacggcccggaagatacggcgagtgcacaaggctggcgcgctccaaccaaactccttgtggaaaatagtgcgccagaacgctcgaagccgtaccttccgggctgttttttacgggaattaggaagaaatgcacggaatcacccccctctccataatctactaccccgtatacgaatactccacctgaaatccgtaccacctcagattcgtggagtgatgcctttaacacttAAAAAATTGTGTGACTCGCATGCAGGACATAGGCTACtgtattttgtgtttttatttatcgAAAAACACATGTCCACtttagatttttcaaagttctatgcattttttcgaagaattaaACTTAAGTTATTCAGActattttgtgaaatttcaagaatttcaaatattttctgatttaatATAAATGTTGAGCGAGAAGAGCGTAAAAGTGATTGTTAGCGGTGATTATTCTTTCTTATATTATTCATTTGCTCTAAGCATCTGCAAATCACAGTAACGAATCGCTTATTGAAAATCTGACTACAGAACAGCGGCCATAAGAAGGTTAATATTTCACAAATGGTTTACCAGGATGGGGCCGGCAAgtattttaaatttgatttattaGTGATACCCATAAAAGCAGAACAGCGGCAATGgatggaaatatttctcttcagGATGAACAAGAAAATGAGATGATTGCGGCAAATGTTCagaatgaataaaagaaagaaatgaagagatgaaggaaagataaaaaaaggcGAGAGATGCCGATTCTTTTCTCTCGTTGAAAATCTCATTActcctttttatattattcctTCGATATGGGCGGGCAGATTCTTCCgcttgaaaaatttaattgttgATTTTTGCCCACGCACAGCTTTCAATCAATGTTTGTcgtctttttatcttttcctcGTTTCTTAGCCAGATGTTAGGATATCGCAACAATAATACGATCTCcatagttgaatttttttttggaaaatctcaGAAATTCGTAGAGAAAAATAGGATAGTACTGTTATTAATCAAATAGATTAGTTTTCAAATTAGAAGAGATCCCAAATTAGGAGAGGTAGATTTATTCTAATGTTCCGCGACACATTTTAAAGTAGAAATAGTCTTTTTTGAACCTCagcatcaaaaaataaaagagttgTAAAAGGCTGCACTATGTATTTGTGCGATGACCGAATATGTCAATCGGACGGAATACTTTCAAGCTCTGCTGCGGAATTATCTTCAGTTCTTGTCTTGTGATAGAAATAACGGGAGTTATTCACACTATAAATCCCTACCTCACTACGGTAAGttaccttgatcaccttgacttcCGTTGTTCTTCAAAGTGGTTGAGCGGGCGCcggtaatttttccatttgttccgaGCCAGAGCCGCtcactttcttcttccacgtgggacacgaagagcgtCAAAATTTGTTATTGAAGGAcctcgtgaagaaatctgaccatcgtgTCAGAGGTTAAAATCACCACTTTAATTCATGatcatttcataaatttccttaaatttctggtaaaaaaaaagaacgaaagaagagtttttagaaaaagtgcagatttaatttttttctggaatatgtcCTTACAATAATTTCGATTGATTAGTGAAGAGGGACAAAGCGCGCACCACAAGAAGTCCGTTGTGCGGTTTCAGCCGGACATTCATACTGGTATGTAATGACAGGCTTAGTccgtgtgcatgtgtgtatgtatgtgtatgtatgttcGTGTATGTTTGTCTTAGTGTcacgaaatcccaaaaaggGAGAGggacggcgtcgaattggtgcggcGGCGTCGTAGAGCAGTAAAATCACTTcagttctaattttacagaaaatgcttCTACgactaatttttattgatgagtgaaggcgagcgtagcgaacaccacagaacgTATAAAGTTTGGCTTTAACCGGACgatcagactggtatataaatAATCAAgtaaaaagaatttattctGTTGTAGCGATTTAGTGCTCAAGCCTATGTTTTAAGTCATATTCGCTCGCGAAAGATCAATTTCCATCTGTACTTTTGAAGAGGTGCATTAGAATTGTGTCTGAAGGCAGATGGCGTTACTAGCGCTGAGTCAATTAGGCTTTTACATTGTTATTGGAAGAATGGGAGCTGCATGACATTTTaaatcacaaattttctttttcttcaaagctaAAATATCAATTGTCTAAAAGGGCTTGGTGTGGAtttaaagtgaaaaacaattgattcaatttcaatttaattaatCTTTCCATTCGTTCGGAGCTGATTTGCCAAATATTTTAACGAGAATAAGGTAACTGATTTAAAACCTTATCAGATAGCCCCGTACAGGACATTCTTTAGGACACGTACGCGTCCAAAAGACTATAGGATTTTGAACCGAAGTCGAACTCGTTCAAATGATCGTCCAGTTCCCGAGAGAGAGTTGAAACGTGGATTATCTGCAGGATAGCGTAGATGGCTAGGAGCAGGTAGAAGTATATGAACTTAAAATACTGCTATTCACTAtgaattttaaaagagaaggaatcaccccacgagccagaggtggtacggaatttAGATGGAATATTTGTAtagtttgttattgtttattactgctgttattttagtttatttcatatcattgttttaaaacaatgtttctttcaaaacgATAACGTaacaaataattgaattaGCGATGAGAATGAATGTACTGGTAATTGAATGAGTAAATGAATGGTTGAATAGTAGATTGAATGACTGGAGAAATGACTAAATGGTTGATCGTAGATTATATAGAGGGcagtgattctgtccatttcttcctaattgccgtaaaaaaaacggcctggaggATACGGATTCGAGcattctggcgcgctattttctacaaggagttcgattggagcgcggaagccttgtgcacgtgcgcatcttctgggccgttttttacggcaattaggaagaaatggacggaatcaccccctctccataatctactatgccgtatacgaatactccacctgaaatccgtaccacttcagattcgtggggtgatgcctttaatctatgtttcatttcttcacaGAGGGGAGGGAAATTGCGGATAACAAGTTACGGAAATATTTTGGTCTGTAAATGTTATTCTAAACCTAACTCTGCTGAGGTAAACTTTTATTCTCAGTTGCTTGTGATGACTGTTATAGATGGGATCACCAATAGGTTGATCAATTGATTTTGCTTTACTATCTTTAGCTCAGTACGTCTATCAAACAAAAGTGCGCCTTGCTCACGCGTTTTCAAACGTAAATATACGCATCGTCGTCAGTAAGTATCAGAGAACTCTTGGTTGTAAATACTCGTTATGGGGTTTTTTCGGAGAATGAATACCGTTCACATGCCACTGTAGAtgaaatctactttttttttgtagcaaatCTCTCCATTTCAGCCCAACACAAcactttcatctttttacGTGATCAGTATTCTACTTCATAatgtttattaatatttactcGTCCATTTTTGAGAGGTCACATTATTGTTTCAAAACGatgtttctttcaaaacgATAACGTAACAAATGATTGAATTAGCGATGAGAATGAATGTACTGGTGATTGAATGAGTAAATGAATGGTTGAATGGTAGATTGAATGACTGGAGGATTGAATGACTAAATGGTTGGTTGATTAACTGCTTGGATAACTGAATGAAAGTATAGGTGAATGAAttgaagaatgaatgaatgttgtAGTAGACAGATGAATAATTGAATGAGTGGGTGGTTGATTGAATGGATGTACAAACGAATGACTGAATAGATTATGGTTGGAAAAATGATTGAATAGCTTAATGATTAGATGGACAAATAATTGAACTagtgattgaatgaatgaatgaataaattagtTGAATGACAGCTGGCCTAGGTAACAGATCACGGTAGCTAGACGGATTTCATTGCGATTAGTGATAAACGACGAAGCGCTTGATTAGAATTACCCGCAAGCAAAGTTCACTGCGAGCAGACGACCTATTCATCATCATGCGAGATAAATCAAGTTGAAGTACCCGGAACTTGTTTCTCTTGAATATCTCCATAGCAGAATAAAAAACACATAATGTTTAATAGAAAAATGCAACGAAACTAAGAGTTTAACTGCTAACGTTAGGAGAACTAAATCGAGAAAGTTTAACTAGCAACTTCGAAGAAAAGACGGATAAGATCCATAAATGGGTCGCAAATTTtggtcccatgagtttttgggagaaccttgcattctcccggagtggacatgtggagcttatttatTGGAGGTGACTCCAggccgcctcccttgcacctccgaGTCACTTGATCGCAGGCtcttggccggaccgacgtgcgggatacaaggatgtcatgagtcagtcctggctcgcCAGAAACAGGGAgcccatcccctgaatccacttgcgtctctgggcaagcacaaggtcgcttttggtccgcgatcaGTCCGCCATCCGTCACCCGGGCGCgggccacgtagcctcgcgactaaccggctgcgATCCCTCTAGTGACGGAGATCCGTGGAATTAGAAGACATTATTCAAAATTCGAAGAATTCGACTTTTCCCCTGTATTGCGGTAACCATTAGTACATAATGATATGCTAAcatgaaacaacaacaataataataatatgaacatgaaataataataataataatagtaatagtaatagtaataatagtaatagtaataataataataataataataataataataataataataataataataataataataataataataataataataataataataataataataataataataataataatgataataataataataataataataataataataataataataataataataataataataataataataataataataataataataataataataataataataataataataataataataataataataataataataataataataataataataataataataataataataataataataataataataataataataataataataataataataataataataataataataataataataataataataataataataataataataataataataataataataataataataataataataataataataataataataataataataataataataataataataataataataataataataataataataataataataataataataataataataataataataataataataataataataataataataataataataataataataataataataataataataataataataataataataataataataataataataataataataataataataataataataataataataataataataataataataataataataataataataataataataataataataataataataataataataataataataataataataataataataataataataataataataataataataataataataataataataataataataataataataataataataataataataataataataataataataataataataataataataataataataataataataataataataataataataataataataataataataataataataataataataataataataataataataataataataataataataataataataataataataataataataataataataataataataataataataataataataataataataataataataataataataataataataataataataataataataataataataataataataataataataataataataataataataataataataataataataataataataataataataataataataataataataataataataataataataataataataataataataataataataataataataataataagtgaaCATCACCATTGTACTGACAAAGGTAAAGTTCTATTTCGGGCGTATTCTTAGATTCTGTTTAAGCCACCGATTGCATAGGTGTTTCTAATTTCTGAAGGAAGGGCATTGAGAAGAAGTATCCCCCCACTAAGTTTTATACGTGCTGATGGAGCGCGGATTGAAGATTGTTTGGTATACAATATCACTTACCTGTTCTGTTTCGAATTTCGGAGTTggtgaaataaa
The Necator americanus strain Aroian chromosome I, whole genome shotgun sequence genome window above contains:
- a CDS encoding hypothetical protein (NECATOR_CHRI.G3570.T2), with the translated sequence MSSYSFPFLVNQCRTVQLLCIIVQIFIIYANVDYMGMVAFILSIALCLYNLYVTGRRMYNNIDGRFDLRQMVRENDNQLRLLYASEVFTPSVLGILTFLIYNGDVHLLLLLLLLLLLLLLLLLLLLLLLLLLLLLLLLLLLLLLLLLLLLLLLLLLLLLLLLLLLLLLLLLLLLLLLLLLLLLLLLLLLLLLLLLLLLLLLLLLLLLLLLLLLLLLLLLLLLLLLLLLLLLLLLLLLLLLLLLLLLLLLLLLLLLLLLLLLLLLLLLLLLLLLLLLLLLLLLLLLLLLLLLLLLLLLLLLLLLLLLLLLLLLLLLLLLLLLLLLLLLLLLLLLLLLLLLLLLLLLLLLLLLLLLLLLLLLLLLLLLLLLLLLLLLLLLLLLLLLLLLLLLLLLLLLLLLLLLLLLLLLLLLLLLLLLLLLLLLLLLLLLLLLLLLLLLLLLLLLLLLLLLLLLLLLLLLLLLLLLLLLLLLLLLLLLLLLLLLLLLLLLLLSLLLLLLLLLLLLLLLLLLLLLLLLLLLLLLLLLLLLLLLLLLLLLLLLLLLLFHVHIIIIVVVSC